A window of the Dyadobacter pollutisoli genome harbors these coding sequences:
- a CDS encoding glycosyltransferase family 2 protein, translated as MSYLLSIVMPAYNEQDCIEKVVYNWTNFLKNKFPNDNTTLIVINDGSKDNTKVLLDKLQQEVSNLTVINQKNGGHGNAVVNGYRKALELGSQYVFQTDSDDQFVSDDFDKLWNKRDQSQFILGYREVRHDAGVRLFITKFLRGTISTVYGTYIMDSNIPFRLIKGTFLQKLMNQLPDPEPFAPNIFLSVMAKKSGQELFDIPITHKDRETGTVSIVKWNLWKVCIRSFKELLRFRLELNKKVKAIRA; from the coding sequence TACAATGAACAGGATTGTATAGAAAAGGTAGTATATAATTGGACTAATTTTCTCAAAAATAAATTTCCAAACGACAATACCACACTAATTGTAATCAACGACGGTTCCAAAGACAATACCAAAGTTCTTTTGGATAAATTACAACAGGAGGTTTCCAATCTGACAGTTATCAATCAGAAAAATGGTGGTCATGGCAATGCAGTAGTGAACGGTTACCGCAAAGCTTTGGAACTGGGTTCTCAATATGTTTTTCAAACTGACAGTGACGACCAGTTCGTTTCCGATGATTTTGATAAACTTTGGAACAAGCGCGACCAGTCGCAGTTTATCCTGGGCTACCGGGAAGTACGTCACGACGCAGGCGTCCGGTTGTTTATCACCAAGTTCCTGCGCGGAACAATTTCCACAGTGTATGGTACCTACATTATGGACAGCAATATTCCTTTCCGTTTGATCAAAGGGACATTTTTACAAAAATTAATGAATCAATTACCTGATCCTGAACCATTTGCTCCGAACATTTTTCTTTCGGTGATGGCAAAAAAATCAGGGCAGGAATTATTTGATATCCCCATTACCCACAAAGACAGGGAAACAGGCACGGTTTCAATAGTTAAATGGAATCTGTGGAAAGTTTGTATACGAAGCTTTAAAGAACTGCTGCGGTTTCGCCTAGAACTCAATAAAAAAGTAAAAGCGATCCGTGCTTAA